One window of the Saccopteryx bilineata isolate mSacBil1 chromosome 2, mSacBil1_pri_phased_curated, whole genome shotgun sequence genome contains the following:
- the LOC136323246 gene encoding V-type proton ATPase 16 kDa proteolipid subunit c-like: MVFSALGAAYGTAKSGTVIAAMSVMLPELIMKSIIPVVMAGNIAIYGLVVAVLIANSMTETMSLYRSFLQLGAGLSVDLSGLAAGFAIGIVGDAGVRGTAQQPRLFVGMILILIFAEVLGLYKSLWP; encoded by the coding sequence ATGGTCTTCAGCGCCCTGGGTGCTGCCTATGGTACAGCCAAGAGTGGCACAGTCATTGCAGCCATGTCTGTCATGCTGCCAGAGCTGATCATGAAGTCCATCATCCCAGTGGTTATGGCTGGCAACATCGCCATCTATGGCCTGGTGGTGGCAGTCCTTATTGCCAACTCCATGACTGAAACCATGTCACTCTACAGGAGTTTCCTTCAGCTGGGCGCGGGCCTGAGTGTGGATCTGAGTGGGCTGGCAGCCGGCTTTGCTATTGGCATTGTGGGGGACGCCGGTGTGCGAGGCACTGCCCAGCAGCCCCGACTATTCGTGGGCATGATCCTGATCCTCATCTTTGCAGAGGTGCTGGGCCTCTACAAGTCATTGTGGCCCTAA